A stretch of Mesorhizobium sp. M2A.F.Ca.ET.046.03.2.1 DNA encodes these proteins:
- a CDS encoding O-antigen ligase, whose product MKIPKSILMDPDRNETYGAFAVAVSVIAFAYSPNFGQILILAYYAVWLPLLFVDYRRFTWRLSTAWLPITLALYVCLSVFWSQAAGISARAAVQYSSHIVCAYVAARTISVRTLVVGSLIGIFVVLLYSMKVGAYALDIMDGTVNFVGAFGSKNQVGFFASLGIFFCLAFLVFYRRNWLGFAWTAPIMLLSVYMLAIAHSATSVASLPAVIGVVSLLTMSKVLSLRYRRVLFVVGAGALVTAVVAALNLGLLDVVLGIFGKDSTLTGRTYLWEQGWEAAQQHLLLGYGYAAYWVQGFADPERLWAEFYISTRSGFHFHNTYVETLVEIGFIGVTLLALVILRAFYGHVSKVVFGDWSADSVVLAGAIGLMLIRSFFEVEMLGPYFTASFIVYYGLFRLTPLPAFRRRRVAVPAEDERPANGRVPAPV is encoded by the coding sequence ATGAAGATTCCGAAATCCATTCTGATGGATCCCGATCGCAACGAGACCTACGGCGCCTTCGCGGTCGCGGTTTCCGTGATCGCCTTCGCCTATTCGCCCAATTTCGGCCAGATCCTGATCCTCGCCTACTATGCCGTCTGGCTGCCGCTGCTGTTCGTCGACTACCGGCGCTTCACCTGGAGGCTTTCCACGGCGTGGCTGCCGATCACGCTTGCGCTCTATGTCTGCCTGTCGGTGTTCTGGTCCCAGGCGGCGGGCATCAGCGCGCGCGCGGCGGTGCAATATAGCTCGCACATCGTCTGCGCCTATGTCGCGGCGCGCACCATCAGCGTGCGCACGCTGGTGGTGGGCTCGCTGATCGGTATCTTCGTCGTTCTGCTCTATTCAATGAAAGTCGGCGCTTATGCGCTCGACATCATGGACGGCACTGTCAATTTCGTCGGCGCCTTCGGTTCCAAGAACCAGGTCGGCTTCTTCGCCTCGCTCGGCATCTTCTTTTGCCTTGCGTTCCTGGTCTTCTATCGGCGCAATTGGCTGGGCTTCGCCTGGACCGCGCCAATCATGCTTTTGTCGGTCTACATGCTGGCAATCGCCCATTCGGCGACGTCCGTGGCTTCGCTGCCGGCCGTGATCGGCGTCGTGTCGCTGCTCACCATGAGCAAGGTGCTGTCGCTGCGCTATCGCCGCGTGCTGTTCGTTGTCGGCGCCGGCGCGCTGGTGACGGCTGTCGTGGCAGCGCTGAACCTGGGCCTGCTGGATGTCGTGCTCGGCATCTTCGGCAAGGATTCGACGCTCACCGGCCGCACCTATCTGTGGGAGCAGGGCTGGGAGGCGGCGCAGCAGCATCTGCTGCTCGGCTATGGCTACGCCGCCTACTGGGTGCAGGGTTTTGCCGATCCGGAGCGGCTGTGGGCGGAATTCTATATCTCGACCCGCTCGGGCTTCCACTTCCACAACACCTATGTCGAGACGCTGGTGGAAATCGGCTTCATCGGCGTCACCCTGCTGGCGCTGGTCATCCTGCGCGCTTTCTATGGCCATGTGTCGAAAGTGGTGTTCGGCGACTGGAGCGCCGATTCGGTGGTGCTTGCCGGCGCGATCGGACTGATGCTGATCCGCTCCTTCTTCGAGGTCGAGATGCTCGGCCCCTACTTCACGGCGTCCTTCATCGTTTATTACGGCCTGTTCAGGCTGACCCCGTTGCCGGCTTTCCGGCGCCGCAGGGTGGCCGTTCCGGCCGAGGACGAAAGGCCTGCCAATGGCCGCGTCCCGGCGCCGGTCTGA
- a CDS encoding exopolysaccharide production repressor exox: MSLPKFIIGMMFALAIVIGWSYFDGASAGTILLRAIVCAVIIQAGYFLLVFAMIGRATPTSADKIREADRGAILNKVADGEKLSARRSLH, from the coding sequence ATGTCTCTGCCAAAATTCATCATAGGCATGATGTTCGCGCTGGCGATCGTCATCGGCTGGTCTTATTTCGACGGCGCGTCGGCGGGCACCATCCTCTTGCGTGCCATCGTTTGCGCCGTGATCATTCAGGCAGGCTATTTCCTTCTGGTCTTTGCCATGATCGGCAGGGCAACGCCGACTTCGGCCGACAAGATCCGCGAAGCCGACCGCGGGGCAATCCTGAACAAGGTCGCCGACGGCGAAAAGCTAAGCGCCAGACGCAGCCTCCACTGA
- a CDS encoding polysaccharide biosynthesis/export family protein: MPQFAAAGDYQLGPQDKLNIRVAEWQTVDGTFRDWSAVNGEYSVGPGGTLSVPFVGDMQAAGKTTAEIASAIGLALQRKLALPDKPEASVEMAQFRPFYISGEVQNPGQFPFVPDLTVLKAISIAGGIRRNADNGPQIEKDLITAKGSYDIYDDQRLRLMVRRARIDADLAGKTTFEVPQEIQGDSRLPTIVADETAILVSDQKSLKLKLDALDQLKGVLQSEIESLQKKIANQQKQVDLAEQQANSIGPLAQKGLIANARLLSSQQTVADLQGKILDYETAILTAKQSISKAEQDAIDARNTLGSSLTADRQQTETNLNEAALRVGMQKGLIAQASDPATTAALTGSQEPPLLYSLVRVADGKTSEIEAKEDTPVLPGDVIKVKLAPTTSQ; this comes from the coding sequence ATGCCGCAATTCGCCGCCGCCGGCGACTATCAGCTCGGCCCGCAGGACAAGCTCAACATCCGCGTCGCCGAATGGCAGACGGTCGACGGCACGTTCCGCGACTGGTCGGCCGTCAATGGCGAATATTCGGTCGGTCCGGGCGGGACGCTCTCGGTGCCGTTCGTCGGCGACATGCAGGCCGCCGGCAAGACGACGGCCGAGATCGCCTCGGCGATCGGGCTCGCGCTGCAGCGTAAGCTAGCGCTGCCCGACAAGCCGGAAGCCTCGGTCGAGATGGCGCAGTTCCGGCCGTTCTACATTTCGGGTGAAGTCCAGAATCCCGGCCAGTTTCCCTTCGTGCCCGATCTGACGGTGCTCAAGGCAATCAGCATCGCCGGCGGCATTCGGCGCAATGCCGACAACGGCCCGCAGATCGAAAAGGATCTGATCACCGCCAAGGGCAGCTATGACATCTATGACGACCAGCGCTTACGGCTGATGGTCAGGCGAGCCCGCATCGACGCCGACCTGGCGGGGAAAACGACTTTCGAGGTGCCTCAGGAAATCCAGGGCGATTCGAGATTGCCGACCATCGTCGCCGACGAAACGGCGATCCTGGTTTCCGACCAGAAGTCGCTGAAGCTGAAGCTCGATGCGCTCGACCAGTTGAAGGGTGTTCTGCAGTCGGAAATCGAATCGCTGCAAAAGAAGATCGCCAACCAGCAGAAGCAGGTCGATCTGGCGGAGCAGCAGGCAAACAGCATCGGTCCGCTGGCGCAGAAAGGCCTGATTGCCAATGCGAGATTGCTTTCCTCGCAGCAGACGGTCGCCGACCTGCAAGGCAAGATCCTGGACTACGAGACGGCTATCCTCACCGCCAAGCAGTCGATCAGCAAGGCAGAGCAGGACGCCATCGATGCCCGTAACACGCTGGGTTCGAGCCTCACCGCCGATCGGCAGCAAACGGAGACGAACCTCAACGAGGCGGCCTTGAGGGTCGGCATGCAGAAGGGCCTGATCGCTCAGGCGTCGGATCCAGCAACGACTGCCGCTCTCACCGGCAGTCAAGAACCGCCCCTGCTCTATTCGCTGGTGCGGGTCGCCGACGGCAAGACGAGCGAGATCGAGGCCAAGGAAGACACGCCTGTGCTGCCGGGCGACGTGATCAAGGTGAAGCTGGCGCCGACGACCAGCCAATAG
- a CDS encoding ABC transporter permease, which translates to MMDLLEFPAPSHAPAVLGVAGRLGRAVRGLPVSVIIGSLILAFWIACALFGDRLVPFDPYAEDFLATLTPPDATHWFGTDHLGRDVLSRIIVGSRDILLVAPLATLGGVTAGTIIGLVLGYFDGLVDAIGARLLDTLMAFPFIVLVTMTLVALGPSNLTVILVIAIAYAPLVARTVRAAVREQKEREYVSAARLGGENAFAIMVLEILPNIRETILIELVTRLGYAFFSIATLSFLGLGIQPPSADWGLAVAEGYGFLTGGKWWVVVFNSGAIVSLVMATNLIAQGIGAFENSER; encoded by the coding sequence ATGATGGATCTTTTGGAGTTCCCGGCGCCATCGCACGCGCCCGCTGTCCTGGGGGTCGCCGGCAGGCTGGGCCGCGCCGTTCGCGGCCTTCCTGTCTCCGTCATCATCGGATCGCTCATCCTCGCCTTCTGGATCGCCTGCGCCCTGTTCGGCGACCGGCTGGTGCCCTTCGATCCCTATGCCGAGGATTTCCTCGCAACGCTGACACCGCCGGATGCCACGCACTGGTTCGGCACCGATCACCTCGGCCGTGACGTGCTGTCCCGCATCATCGTCGGCTCGCGCGATATCCTGCTGGTCGCGCCGCTGGCCACGCTTGGCGGCGTTACCGCCGGCACGATCATCGGCCTGGTGCTCGGCTATTTCGATGGCCTGGTCGACGCTATCGGCGCGCGGCTGCTGGATACGCTTATGGCCTTCCCCTTCATCGTGTTGGTGACCATGACGCTGGTGGCGCTCGGGCCCTCGAACCTGACCGTCATCCTGGTGATCGCCATCGCCTATGCGCCGCTGGTGGCCAGGACCGTCCGCGCCGCGGTGCGCGAGCAGAAAGAACGCGAATATGTCAGCGCCGCCCGCCTCGGCGGCGAGAATGCCTTCGCCATCATGGTGCTGGAGATCCTGCCCAACATCAGGGAGACGATCCTGATCGAGCTCGTCACGAGGCTCGGCTACGCTTTCTTCTCGATCGCCACGCTGAGCTTTCTCGGCCTCGGCATCCAGCCGCCCTCGGCCGACTGGGGCCTGGCGGTCGCCGAAGGTTACGGCTTCCTCACCGGCGGCAAATGGTGGGTCGTCGTCTTCAACTCGGGCGCGATCGTCTCGCTGGTCATGGCGACCAACCTCATCGCTCAAGGCATCGGCGCCTTCGAGAATAGCGAACGGTGA
- a CDS encoding sugar transferase: protein MRDVAKSANAGFAQVGVDFPPPIGGLLKRSFDIVGSLSGLVLLSPLFLLVALLVKLSDNGPIFYGHKRIGRGGRIFSCLKFRTMVPDGERVLAAYLAANPEANAEWIATRKLKNDPRVTRVGAVLRKLSLDELPQILNILQGDMSLVGPRPVVRDELEIYGSAAVYYLKSRPGLTGLWQVSGRNDVSYDTRVAFDRHYVENWSLFEDIRIIFKTVPAVWMSRGSY from the coding sequence ATGAGGGATGTCGCCAAGTCGGCTAATGCGGGTTTTGCGCAGGTCGGCGTTGATTTTCCACCCCCCATCGGCGGTCTGCTCAAACGCAGCTTCGATATCGTCGGTTCCCTGTCAGGGCTGGTTCTGCTCAGCCCGCTTTTCCTGCTGGTCGCCTTGCTGGTCAAGCTTTCGGACAACGGTCCGATCTTCTACGGCCACAAGCGAATCGGCCGTGGCGGCAGGATTTTCTCCTGCCTCAAATTCCGCACCATGGTGCCGGACGGCGAGCGCGTGCTTGCCGCCTATCTGGCGGCCAATCCGGAGGCCAACGCCGAATGGATCGCGACGCGCAAGCTGAAGAACGATCCGCGCGTCACCCGCGTCGGCGCGGTGCTTCGCAAGCTCAGCCTCGACGAGCTGCCGCAGATCCTCAACATCCTGCAGGGTGACATGAGCCTTGTCGGCCCGCGCCCGGTCGTGCGCGACGAGCTGGAAATCTATGGCAGCGCCGCCGTCTATTACCTGAAGTCACGTCCGGGTCTCACCGGGCTGTGGCAGGTGAGCGGCCGCAACGACGTATCCTATGACACGCGGGTCGCCTTCGATCGCCATTATGTCGAGAACTGGTCATTGTTCGAGGACATTCGCATCATCTTCAAGACAGTTCCTGCCGTGTGGATGTCGCGCGGCAGCTATTGA
- a CDS encoding ABC transporter permease, which produces MLTGRTLSARAASLLLTLWLVSALVFLAGQVLPGDVARVMLGPFADAQAVAALNRQLGADQPVLVQYWRWFSAALGGDFGTSLSMRAPVAPFVLASLGRSAALAGIILLFLVPLGVGAGIVAGLNQGRLTDRLIVLGGVSFGIVPDFVSGLLLLLVFGLWLNWLPITGAAPDGAGFWTSGYYLILPALPLVLNLAGYLARMTRAGVIEALAADYTRTAILKGLDRRQVIIRHVLPNALTPTIAVLATQSGYMLGGLVVIEALFGIQGLGNLVLNAAKSRDFPMLEAGVLVLATIFVLSAAIGDLVQALLDPRQRRRASL; this is translated from the coding sequence ATGCTGACCGGCCGCACCTTGTCGGCGCGCGCGGCTTCGCTGCTCCTCACGCTATGGCTGGTCAGCGCGCTGGTCTTCCTCGCCGGGCAGGTCCTGCCCGGCGATGTCGCGCGCGTCATGCTGGGTCCCTTCGCCGATGCGCAGGCCGTCGCGGCGCTGAACAGACAGCTCGGCGCCGACCAGCCCGTGCTCGTCCAGTACTGGCGCTGGTTCAGCGCGGCGCTTGGCGGCGATTTCGGCACGTCGCTGTCGATGCGTGCGCCGGTCGCGCCCTTCGTGCTGGCAAGCCTCGGCCGCTCGGCGGCCCTTGCCGGCATCATCCTCTTGTTTCTTGTGCCGCTGGGTGTCGGCGCGGGCATCGTCGCCGGCTTGAACCAGGGTCGGCTCACCGATCGGCTGATCGTGCTCGGCGGCGTCTCCTTCGGCATCGTCCCGGATTTTGTCTCCGGCCTGCTCCTGCTCCTCGTCTTCGGCCTGTGGCTGAACTGGCTGCCGATCACGGGTGCCGCGCCCGATGGCGCGGGTTTCTGGACGAGCGGTTACTATCTGATCCTGCCGGCGCTGCCGCTGGTGCTCAACCTCGCCGGCTATCTGGCACGCATGACGCGGGCCGGCGTCATCGAGGCCCTGGCCGCCGACTATACGCGCACCGCCATCCTGAAAGGGCTCGATCGCCGGCAGGTCATTATCCGCCACGTGCTGCCCAACGCGCTGACGCCGACGATCGCGGTGCTGGCGACGCAGAGCGGCTACATGCTCGGTGGGCTGGTGGTGATCGAGGCGCTGTTCGGCATCCAGGGCCTTGGCAATCTGGTTCTGAATGCCGCCAAGTCGCGCGATTTCCCCATGCTGGAAGCAGGCGTGCTGGTCTTGGCGACGATCTTCGTCCTGTCCGCCGCGATCGGCGATCTCGTCCAGGCGCTGCTCGACCCACGGCAACGGCGGCGGGCGTCGTTATGA
- a CDS encoding ABC transporter ATP-binding protein, protein MSWSSKLRLSLLRDITGFGAMMAHVGGRRTATALTFLILGSLTEGISILLLVPLLRLIGRAEQDYAVRLPEALHWLVPGGTLSLATVLCLLVALVALQAIFNRFKSVYMARLLYDFVNRVRMNLFESIGRARWGVFTRIRSSDLDHALNGDVDRVQVAAFSLLMLTQATLLLTGYLVVSLFISPVMTSFAILIGLVLLVALQPFRARASAYGRTLTGNRQDQYRTVSEFLGGIKVAKSLNVEASYFAELGATLDRMKADNITFVRNSSLGTALFQMASVIGLSLFIYIALVRFHLSLAEIVVLLLVFMRVAPRFMDMQLQTQQVLINLPAYASMQALQARFDAEREPTQGVAERGARLSLETGLNIREVSFAYGEGDARPVVSDITFDLPAGKVTALIGPSGSGKSTIADMLLGLLEPTSGRILADGVEITAQNRRAWRDQVAYVPQDVFLLHDTIAANLRLAAPGVSDEELWAALRNAHAADFVERLASRLDTVVGDRGVRLSGGERQRIALARALLRKPSLLILDEATSALDWQNQSLIAQSIEALRGRMTILTIAHRPSMIAFADWVVAIENGRIVEVGQYRRLKAKAGSRLARMLSGEQAERDSAPPAEAGLVPAPFERSVEAASGA, encoded by the coding sequence GCGCATGTCGGCGGGCGACGCACCGCGACGGCGCTGACCTTCCTGATCCTGGGCAGCCTCACCGAAGGCATCTCGATCCTGCTGCTCGTCCCGCTGCTGCGCCTGATCGGCAGGGCCGAACAGGATTACGCAGTTCGACTGCCGGAAGCCTTGCATTGGCTGGTGCCCGGCGGAACGCTGTCGCTGGCCACCGTGCTCTGCCTGCTTGTCGCGCTGGTGGCGCTGCAGGCGATTTTCAACCGCTTCAAGTCGGTCTACATGGCGCGGCTGCTCTACGATTTCGTCAACCGCGTGCGCATGAACCTGTTCGAAAGCATCGGCCGGGCGCGCTGGGGTGTTTTCACCCGCATCCGCAGCTCCGATCTCGACCACGCACTGAACGGCGACGTCGACCGCGTGCAGGTAGCCGCCTTCTCGCTGCTGATGCTCACGCAGGCGACATTGCTCCTGACCGGCTATCTCGTGGTCTCGCTGTTCATCTCGCCGGTGATGACGTCCTTCGCCATCCTCATCGGCCTGGTGCTGCTGGTTGCGCTGCAGCCGTTCCGGGCACGCGCCAGCGCCTATGGCCGCACGCTGACCGGCAACCGCCAGGACCAGTATCGCACGGTCTCCGAGTTTCTCGGCGGCATCAAGGTCGCCAAGAGCCTCAATGTCGAGGCGAGCTATTTCGCCGAGCTCGGCGCGACGCTGGACAGGATGAAGGCCGACAACATCACCTTTGTCCGCAACTCTTCACTCGGCACCGCCCTGTTCCAGATGGCGAGCGTGATCGGGCTCAGCCTCTTCATCTACATCGCGCTGGTCCGCTTCCACCTTTCGCTTGCCGAGATCGTCGTGCTGCTCCTGGTCTTCATGCGGGTCGCGCCGCGCTTCATGGACATGCAGCTTCAAACCCAGCAGGTGCTGATCAACCTGCCGGCCTACGCTTCGATGCAAGCCCTTCAGGCCCGCTTCGACGCCGAGCGCGAGCCGACCCAAGGCGTGGCCGAACGAGGCGCGAGACTGTCGCTCGAGACCGGCCTCAACATCCGCGAGGTATCGTTCGCCTATGGCGAGGGTGACGCAAGACCGGTGGTCAGCGATATCACCTTCGATCTGCCTGCCGGCAAGGTGACGGCGCTGATCGGCCCTTCCGGTTCCGGCAAGAGCACGATCGCCGACATGCTGCTCGGCCTGCTCGAACCCACCAGCGGCCGGATCCTGGCCGACGGCGTGGAAATCACCGCGCAGAATCGCAGGGCGTGGCGCGATCAGGTTGCCTATGTACCGCAGGATGTGTTCCTGCTGCATGACACGATCGCCGCCAATCTTCGTCTTGCCGCGCCTGGGGTCAGCGACGAGGAGCTATGGGCGGCCCTGCGCAACGCCCATGCGGCCGATTTCGTGGAACGGCTGGCATCGCGGCTCGATACGGTGGTGGGCGACCGCGGTGTCCGGCTCTCCGGCGGCGAGCGGCAGCGCATCGCCTTGGCGCGGGCGCTGCTGCGCAAGCCGTCGCTGCTCATCCTCGACGAGGCGACGAGCGCGCTCGACTGGCAGAACCAGTCGCTGATCGCGCAATCGATCGAGGCTTTGCGCGGCCGGATGACGATTTTGACCATCGCGCATCGGCCGTCGATGATCGCCTTCGCCGACTGGGTCGTGGCCATCGAGAACGGGCGCATCGTCGAGGTCGGACAATACCGGCGGCTGAAGGCAAAAGCCGGCAGCCGGCTGGCCAGGATGCTGTCGGGCGAGCAGGCCGAGCGCGACAGCGCGCCCCCGGCCGAGGCCGGATTGGTCCCGGCGCCGTTCGAACGGTCAGTGGAGGCTGCGTCTGGCGCTTAG
- a CDS encoding DUF1349 domain-containing protein — protein sequence MSVADMTWLNPPPHHVVGDGTLTVRTGKDTDFWRETFYGFWRDNGHFLYRPVEGDFTAEVTVKGDYKVLYDQAGLMLRLSETHWIKAGIEYTDGLAYFSVVVTNDTSDWSLVAIAASKDGVRIRLTRHAEAIRIQYLDAADGHWKPVRLAYFPVSKSVDVGMMCCSPQREGFEVTFSDFAIGPAISKDLHD from the coding sequence ATGAGCGTGGCCGACATGACATGGCTGAACCCGCCGCCGCACCACGTGGTCGGCGACGGCACGCTCACCGTCCGCACCGGCAAGGACACGGATTTCTGGCGCGAGACTTTTTACGGCTTCTGGCGCGACAACGGTCATTTCCTCTACCGTCCCGTCGAGGGTGACTTCACCGCCGAGGTCACCGTCAAGGGCGACTACAAGGTGCTCTACGATCAGGCGGGGCTGATGCTGCGCCTGAGCGAAACGCACTGGATCAAGGCCGGCATCGAATACACCGACGGCCTGGCCTATTTTTCGGTCGTCGTCACCAACGACACCTCCGACTGGTCGCTGGTCGCCATCGCCGCCAGCAAGGACGGCGTCAGGATCCGCCTGACCCGTCACGCCGAGGCGATCCGCATCCAATATCTGGATGCCGCCGACGGCCATTGGAAGCCGGTGCGGCTGGCCTATTTCCCGGTCTCGAAATCGGTCGATGTCGGCATGATGTGCTGCTCGCCGCAGCGCGAAGGATTCGAGGTGACGTTTTCCGATTTCGCCATCGGGCCGGCGATTTCCAAGGATTTGCACGACTGA
- a CDS encoding acyltransferase codes for MQPAAPRHVYLNLDAIRGVAAISVMLYHFSPFLADGKVLPSSYLAVDLFFLLSGFVIAHAYDRKIENGMGFGSFVAIRLIRLYPLYLAGTLLGFFYLLVKNRLMPAEYMPLSEIGLQLTTGMFFIPLVSDAYHTIFPLNPASWSLFFELIVNIAYVAVFVLLSRRVLTGIVVVSLVLLVAASVLAGTLDFGMTGKTIVSGLPRVTFSFFLGVLLCRSMARWQGSVGFLRRGLWVEGAILLTLAVFAFAPAGGARVVYDLAAIVIVFPIMVATGAVAPTAPLLSGFYGWLGRISYPIYIIHTPMLMIIAGVGKAFSIDPFAHHPWFGIVMAASVVAIADIATRVYDEPVRRFLQRQMQRARAVA; via the coding sequence ATGCAGCCCGCAGCCCCGCGTCACGTGTATCTGAACCTCGACGCCATCCGCGGCGTGGCGGCGATCAGCGTCATGCTCTATCACTTCTCGCCGTTCCTGGCCGACGGCAAGGTGCTGCCGTCGAGCTATCTCGCGGTCGACCTTTTCTTCCTGCTGAGCGGCTTCGTCATAGCGCATGCCTATGACCGCAAGATCGAGAACGGCATGGGCTTCGGCTCGTTCGTGGCGATCCGCCTGATCCGGCTTTATCCGCTTTATCTCGCCGGCACGCTGCTCGGCTTCTTCTATCTGCTGGTCAAGAACAGGCTGATGCCGGCCGAGTACATGCCGCTGTCCGAGATCGGCCTGCAGCTGACGACAGGCATGTTCTTCATCCCGCTGGTCAGCGACGCCTATCACACGATCTTCCCGCTCAACCCCGCTTCGTGGTCGCTGTTCTTCGAGCTGATCGTCAACATCGCCTATGTCGCGGTGTTCGTCCTTTTGTCGCGGCGCGTGCTGACGGGGATCGTCGTCGTCAGCCTCGTCCTGCTCGTCGCTGCCTCTGTTTTAGCCGGCACGCTGGATTTCGGCATGACTGGCAAGACCATCGTCAGCGGGCTGCCGCGCGTCACCTTCTCGTTCTTCCTCGGGGTGCTGCTTTGCCGCTCCATGGCGCGCTGGCAGGGCAGCGTCGGCTTCCTGCGGCGCGGCTTGTGGGTCGAAGGCGCGATCCTGCTCACCCTTGCCGTCTTCGCCTTCGCACCGGCCGGCGGCGCGCGCGTTGTCTACGATCTTGCGGCAATCGTCATCGTCTTCCCAATCATGGTGGCGACCGGCGCGGTGGCGCCGACCGCACCGCTTCTGTCAGGCTTCTATGGCTGGCTCGGGCGAATTTCCTACCCGATCTACATCATCCACACGCCGATGCTGATGATCATCGCCGGAGTCGGAAAGGCTTTCTCAATCGATCCTTTCGCGCACCATCCCTGGTTCGGTATAGTCATGGCGGCCTCGGTCGTCGCGATCGCGGACATCGCCACCCGCGTTTACGACGAGCCGGTGCGGCGCTTCCTGCAGCGGCAGATGCAGCGCGCGCGAGCCGTGGCTTAG
- a CDS encoding aldehyde dehydrogenase family protein, translating into MTLHRKNLIDGEWLGEAGSRNINPSNTNDVVGEYASAGPEEAKQAIAAAKAAFPAWSRSGPLARHAVLKKTSDEIMARKDEIGRSLAREEGKTLAEGVGETIRAAQIFDFFAGETLRLSGEMVPSVRPGVGVEMTREGVGVVGIITPWNFPIAIPAWKIAPALAYGNTIVFKPAELVPESAWTIVDILHRAGLPKGVLNLVMGKGSVVGQAMLDSPDVNAISFTGSVGTGKRVAAASVEHMRKFQLEMGGKNPLVVLDDADLAVAVDCAVNGAYFSTGQRCTASSRLIVTDGIHDRFVDAVKERLDKLVIGDALDAKTQIGPVVDQTQLKQDEDYIAIGVREGATLAFGGERLERGTPGFYLKPALFVGSTNAMRISREEIFGPVANVIRVKDYDEALAVANDTPFGLTSGICTTSLKHATHFKRNSEAGMVMVNLPTAGVDFHVPFGGRKGSSYGPREQGRYAMEFYTTVKTAYTFAG; encoded by the coding sequence ATGACCCTGCACCGCAAGAACCTGATCGACGGCGAGTGGCTTGGCGAGGCCGGCTCGCGCAACATCAATCCCTCGAACACCAACGATGTTGTCGGCGAATACGCTTCTGCCGGCCCGGAGGAGGCAAAGCAGGCCATCGCCGCCGCCAAGGCGGCCTTCCCGGCCTGGTCGCGCTCGGGTCCGCTGGCCCGCCACGCCGTGCTGAAGAAGACCTCCGACGAGATCATGGCGCGCAAGGACGAGATCGGCCGCTCGCTCGCGCGTGAAGAAGGCAAGACATTGGCCGAGGGTGTTGGCGAGACGATCCGCGCCGCGCAGATCTTCGACTTCTTCGCCGGCGAGACGCTGCGCCTGTCGGGCGAGATGGTGCCGAGCGTGCGGCCCGGCGTCGGCGTCGAGATGACTCGCGAGGGTGTCGGCGTCGTCGGCATCATCACGCCATGGAATTTCCCCATCGCAATTCCCGCCTGGAAGATCGCGCCGGCGTTGGCCTACGGCAACACCATCGTCTTCAAGCCGGCTGAGCTGGTTCCCGAAAGCGCCTGGACCATCGTCGACATCCTGCACCGCGCCGGCCTGCCCAAGGGCGTGCTCAACCTCGTCATGGGCAAGGGCTCGGTGGTCGGCCAGGCGATGCTCGACAGCCCCGACGTCAACGCCATCTCCTTCACCGGCTCGGTCGGCACCGGCAAGCGTGTCGCCGCGGCAAGCGTCGAGCACATGCGCAAGTTCCAGCTCGAGATGGGCGGCAAGAACCCGCTCGTCGTGCTCGATGACGCCGACCTTGCCGTCGCCGTCGACTGCGCCGTCAACGGCGCCTATTTCTCGACCGGGCAACGCTGCACCGCATCCTCGCGCCTGATCGTCACCGACGGTATCCACGACCGTTTCGTCGACGCGGTGAAGGAACGCCTGGACAAGCTCGTCATCGGCGATGCGCTGGACGCCAAGACCCAGATCGGTCCGGTCGTCGACCAGACGCAGCTCAAGCAGGACGAAGACTATATCGCCATCGGTGTCAGGGAAGGCGCAACGCTCGCATTCGGTGGCGAGCGGCTGGAGCGCGGCACGCCGGGTTTCTATCTGAAGCCGGCGCTGTTCGTCGGCTCCACCAATGCCATGCGCATCTCGCGCGAGGAGATTTTCGGCCCGGTCGCCAATGTCATCCGCGTCAAGGATTATGACGAGGCGCTGGCGGTCGCCAACGACACGCCGTTCGGTCTCACCTCGGGCATCTGCACGACCAGCCTGAAACATGCGACGCATTTCAAGCGCAATTCCGAAGCCGGCATGGTCATGGTCAACCTGCCGACGGCGGGCGTCGACTTCCACGTGCCGTTCGGCGGCCGCAAGGGCTCGAGCTACGGTCCGCGCGAGCAGGGCCGCTACGCCATGGAGTTCTACACCACGGTGAAGACAGCCTATACGTTCGCCGGCTGA